The Gemmata palustris genome includes a region encoding these proteins:
- a CDS encoding TIGR02996 domain-containing protein: MNDDAAFIAALVADPNDDATRLVYADWLEERGDMRGEFLRLQHQLASVLERIQHVRPQVETEWASSVAIRRDLVIRAFDADQRHAVTKLARLHTDMMLEQARALLSNLPATVLRDLPLEKAEALRQEFAKVAIVTIERPALKPEPEERSWPESESAAGPPGTPSS; encoded by the coding sequence ATGAACGACGATGCAGCATTCATCGCGGCCCTCGTTGCCGACCCGAACGACGATGCCACGCGACTCGTGTACGCGGATTGGCTGGAAGAACGGGGCGACATGCGGGGCGAGTTCCTTCGGCTCCAACACCAACTGGCGTCCGTCCTGGAACGCATCCAACACGTGCGTCCCCAAGTCGAAACGGAATGGGCCAGCAGCGTTGCGATTCGGCGCGATCTGGTTATTCGTGCCTTCGATGCAGATCAACGCCACGCGGTGACGAAGCTCGCCCGGTTGCACACTGACATGATGCTCGAACAGGCACGGGCGCTACTATCCAACCTACCCGCTACGGTGCTGCGAGATCTGCCACTGGAAAAAGCTGAAGCGCTGCGCCAGGAGTTCGCGAAGGTCGCTATTGTTACGATAGAACGGCCCGCGCTGAAACCAGAGCCAGAGGAACGCTCGTGGCCCGAAAGCGAATCGGCGGCCGGCCCGCCCGGTACTCCTTCATCCTGA
- a CDS encoding two-component system sensor histidine kinase NtrB, translating to MNDPAVLDAPGAPCENTCPDPAPGAGPRAGEIAELAAGFIHEVKNHIGTLSLNLQLLAEDFEAAETPRERRALDRVSRLSGECRKLLDLSNDFLRFAHLRELHARPVALETVVSRMIDFLGPTAVPRGVEIKWFSDPDLPLVCLDCDLFEQALLNLMLNAEQAMPDGGTLTLIGRADGARVLLHVIDTGVGIDPRSIAKLFRPFHTTKPDGNGLGLATTRKIVAAHGGTIDVQSEPGRGTNFTIALPVAPGQPN from the coding sequence ATGAACGATCCCGCGGTCCTCGACGCCCCCGGCGCTCCGTGCGAGAACACGTGTCCCGACCCCGCGCCGGGAGCCGGCCCGCGCGCAGGCGAGATCGCGGAACTCGCGGCCGGGTTCATCCACGAAGTCAAGAACCACATCGGCACGCTCTCGCTGAACTTGCAACTGCTCGCCGAGGACTTCGAGGCCGCCGAGACCCCGCGCGAGCGCCGCGCGCTCGACCGCGTGTCGCGGCTCTCGGGCGAGTGCCGTAAGCTCCTCGATCTGTCAAACGACTTCCTCCGGTTCGCGCACCTGCGCGAGTTGCACGCGCGCCCCGTCGCGCTCGAAACGGTCGTGTCGCGCATGATCGACTTCCTCGGCCCGACCGCGGTGCCGCGCGGGGTCGAGATCAAGTGGTTCTCGGACCCCGACCTGCCGCTCGTGTGCCTCGACTGCGACCTCTTCGAGCAGGCGCTCCTGAACCTCATGCTGAACGCGGAACAGGCGATGCCCGATGGGGGCACGCTCACGCTCATCGGGCGCGCGGACGGCGCGCGGGTACTCCTGCACGTGATCGACACGGGCGTCGGCATCGATCCCCGATCAATTGCGAAGCTGTTTCGGCCGTTCCACACCACGAAACCCGACGGGAACGGCCTCGGGCTCGCCACCACGCGCAAAATCGTCGCCGCCCACGGCGGGACTATTGACGTACAGAGCGAGCCGGGGCGCGGAACGAATTTCACCATTGCCCTTCCGGTCGCGCCGGGCCAGCCGAACTGA
- a CDS encoding inorganic diphosphatase — protein sequence MFARRDYIRDYMMIPPGTGEAAVVNVIVEIPKGKRNKFEVDKVTGLIKLDRYLYSSAVYPGDYGFIPQTLAEDGDPLDALVMVNEATFSGCLIEARVVGIFRMKDKGFNDFKVLAVPHKDPLFAHIKKLEDVPVHFVREVEFFFTTYKQLEGVSVEPLGWASGEEGTAEVRSSVDRFRSSLGNVRD from the coding sequence ATGTTCGCTCGGCGCGACTACATCCGCGACTACATGATGATCCCGCCCGGCACCGGCGAGGCCGCAGTGGTGAACGTGATCGTCGAGATCCCGAAGGGCAAGCGCAACAAGTTCGAGGTGGACAAGGTGACCGGGCTCATCAAGCTCGACCGCTACCTCTACAGTTCCGCCGTGTACCCCGGGGACTACGGGTTCATCCCGCAGACGCTCGCGGAGGACGGCGACCCGCTCGACGCGCTCGTCATGGTGAACGAGGCGACGTTCTCGGGGTGCCTCATTGAGGCCCGCGTGGTCGGCATCTTCCGAATGAAGGACAAGGGGTTCAACGACTTCAAGGTGCTCGCGGTCCCGCACAAGGACCCGCTGTTCGCGCACATCAAGAAGCTCGAAGACGTACCCGTTCACTTCGTCCGCGAGGTCGAGTTCTTCTTCACGACCTACAAGCAGCTCGAGGGCGTGTCGGTCGAGCCCCTCGGCTGGGCGTCGGGCGAAGAGGGGACGGCCGAGGTGCGGTCGTCGGTGGACCGGTTCCGCTCGTCGCTGGGCAACGTGCGCGACTAA
- the lspA gene encoding signal peptidase II, which translates to MADRTYRWLLVTLAVLGLSADQASKYGVFKWLYRDGALTAGIGNEHDVVPGWFKFIAQFDPDAPLCDCGFSGLQTWSAPIMPRVNHGALFGLGQGQKGNANGFFAIVSVAAAISIVVWGTRRHTARERGLMVALGLILGGTVGNLYDRLVFGGVRDFLYFYRIEWPVFNVADCCLVVGAALLLVQAVFVSPAPEAAAPAPVPSEGTTPVVVEAPKA; encoded by the coding sequence ATGGCCGACCGCACGTACCGCTGGCTGCTCGTCACGTTGGCCGTACTCGGGCTGAGCGCGGACCAGGCGAGCAAGTACGGGGTGTTCAAGTGGCTCTACCGGGACGGCGCTCTGACCGCCGGCATCGGTAACGAGCACGACGTGGTGCCGGGGTGGTTCAAGTTCATTGCCCAGTTCGACCCCGACGCGCCGCTGTGCGACTGCGGGTTCTCCGGGCTGCAAACGTGGAGCGCACCGATCATGCCGCGCGTGAACCACGGCGCGCTGTTCGGATTGGGTCAGGGCCAGAAGGGGAACGCGAACGGGTTCTTCGCGATCGTGAGCGTCGCGGCGGCGATCTCGATCGTCGTGTGGGGCACGCGCCGGCACACGGCGCGCGAGCGGGGCCTGATGGTCGCGCTGGGGCTGATTCTGGGCGGCACTGTTGGGAACCTGTACGACCGCCTCGTGTTCGGCGGAGTGCGGGACTTCCTCTACTTCTACCGCATCGAGTGGCCGGTGTTCAACGTGGCCGACTGTTGCCTCGTCGTCGGCGCCGCGCTCCTGCTAGTGCAGGCCGTATTCGTTTCGCCCGCACCGGAAGCTGCGGCCCCGGCACCTGTGCCAAGTGAAGGTACCACACCCGTAGTCGTCGAGGCTCCAAAAGCCTAA
- a CDS encoding redoxin domain-containing protein, giving the protein MRLAGTGLIVAAILALAGCKTADKSGDKSPTGLGAGRLKTKDANKDGRDTKGDLAKNTPPTWLENMDRLPGAGTGVPKSTGSTNPKDPNFDPRTAAQGALGGRVLDPNGKPAPNVYVRIEQLGVPANPFEIGVYTDNGGYFLSNSLLPGKSYEVTASAKLDGKPLSGSAQTKAPNATLLLLLRDDTLAPAGTFPPEPKPAEKGSDYIPPMGGTSAPAQPKPSGGAWGPAGPTTGVPPATIGGTGGTPPVKPPSVAPPSSVVPQPDDLVPSPKPVRPESTADGPKDPFKPPVTNIPNPEGPPPVPKLPKLPPPINPVGGSGSSMGTNGVRAIDKFTLLDPIERIWDSDSTDAGSLVLLEFMTASCQHCPKVIPILKDLQSRYGANGLQVVGVLCDDLPQKERAAAAGKYAQDYNLNYAVFIEPVKAGSVRDRLGVERYPTVVLLNSTGKVLWNGHPGETAKLEAAIKQGLSK; this is encoded by the coding sequence ATGAGGCTCGCCGGTACCGGGTTGATCGTCGCCGCGATACTGGCCCTCGCCGGGTGCAAGACCGCGGACAAATCGGGCGACAAGTCCCCGACCGGTCTCGGGGCCGGGCGCCTGAAGACCAAAGACGCGAACAAGGACGGTCGGGATACGAAGGGCGATCTGGCCAAGAACACCCCCCCGACGTGGCTCGAGAACATGGACCGGTTGCCCGGCGCCGGCACCGGCGTGCCCAAATCCACCGGCTCCACGAACCCCAAAGACCCGAACTTCGACCCGCGGACCGCGGCCCAGGGCGCGCTGGGCGGGCGCGTCCTCGACCCCAACGGCAAACCGGCACCCAACGTCTACGTGCGCATCGAGCAACTCGGCGTACCCGCGAACCCGTTCGAGATCGGGGTCTACACGGACAACGGGGGCTACTTCCTCTCGAACAGTCTCCTCCCGGGGAAGAGCTACGAAGTCACGGCCTCGGCGAAACTGGACGGGAAGCCGCTGTCCGGGAGCGCACAGACCAAAGCACCCAACGCCACACTTTTGCTCCTCCTGCGCGACGATACCTTGGCCCCGGCCGGTACCTTCCCGCCCGAGCCGAAGCCGGCGGAGAAGGGGAGCGACTACATTCCGCCGATGGGCGGCACCTCGGCACCCGCGCAACCCAAACCCTCGGGTGGAGCGTGGGGGCCGGCCGGCCCGACGACCGGGGTGCCGCCCGCGACGATTGGCGGGACCGGTGGCACGCCGCCCGTTAAGCCGCCCAGCGTGGCGCCTCCGAGCAGCGTAGTCCCGCAACCGGACGACCTGGTGCCCTCACCGAAGCCGGTGCGACCGGAATCCACCGCCGACGGTCCGAAAGACCCGTTCAAGCCGCCGGTCACGAATATTCCCAACCCGGAGGGACCGCCGCCGGTCCCGAAGTTGCCGAAGCTACCGCCGCCGATCAACCCGGTGGGCGGGAGCGGGTCTTCGATGGGCACGAACGGTGTGCGCGCGATCGACAAGTTCACGCTGCTCGACCCGATCGAGCGCATTTGGGACTCGGACTCGACCGACGCCGGCTCGCTCGTGCTGCTCGAGTTCATGACGGCTTCGTGCCAGCACTGCCCCAAGGTGATCCCGATCCTGAAGGATCTGCAGTCGCGCTACGGCGCGAACGGGCTCCAGGTGGTGGGGGTGCTGTGCGACGACCTGCCCCAGAAGGAGCGGGCCGCGGCCGCCGGGAAATACGCGCAAGACTACAACCTGAACTACGCGGTCTTCATCGAGCCGGTGAAGGCGGGCAGTGTCCGTGACCGTTTGGGCGTGGAGCGCTACCCGACGGTGGTTCTGCTCAACTCGACTGGTAAGGTGTTGTGGAACGGGCACCCCGGCGAGACGGCTAAACTCGAAGCGGCCATCAAGCAAGGACTCTCGAAGTAG
- a CDS encoding catalase, which translates to MSIARVFRPALAVALVGAVAYSQAQPPAPPGGASAPAAPATSRPLTEDGGQPVGNNQNSRTAGPNGPVTLDNFHLIQKLARFDRERIPERVVHARGVGAHGEFVSAGDFSQHTKAKLFSEKGKKTPVFLRFSTVIHPGGSPEQLRDPRGFAVKFYTEEGNWDLVGNNLPVFFIRDAMKFPDMVHSLKPSPVTNQQDPNRFFDFFSHQPESTHMLTFVYSDQGTPTNLRQMDGFGVHSFKLVSARGEVTYVKFNWRSKQGHKPATSDEAAAASAKNHSGHTEDLYENIRAGNFPSWDLGVQMLDPKDLGKFDFDPLDATKVWTGVPEVTFGTLTLNKVPDNFFEFTEQAAFAPGMVVPGVEASEDRLLQGRLFSYPDTQRYRVGTNYLMLPVNRPVAPVASNNQAGAMNFGHTASDVNYEPSVVGGRRDTAAAEYSKLPLSGSVQQQPIAKELNFRQAGELYRSFTDTEKTNLIKNLAGDLGKVKNADVKKKMVAHFYAADADYGTRLAKAVGVEVSDVEVIAKTLAAK; encoded by the coding sequence ATGTCCATCGCACGTGTTTTCCGCCCGGCCCTCGCTGTCGCCCTGGTCGGCGCGGTGGCGTACTCCCAGGCCCAACCGCCCGCACCGCCCGGGGGTGCGTCGGCGCCCGCCGCGCCCGCAACGAGCCGACCGCTCACCGAGGACGGCGGGCAACCGGTCGGCAACAACCAGAACAGCCGCACGGCGGGGCCGAACGGTCCGGTCACGCTGGACAACTTCCACCTCATCCAGAAACTCGCGCGGTTCGACCGCGAGCGCATCCCGGAGCGCGTCGTCCACGCCCGCGGGGTCGGCGCGCACGGCGAGTTCGTGAGCGCCGGCGATTTCTCGCAGCACACGAAGGCCAAACTGTTCTCCGAGAAGGGGAAGAAGACCCCGGTGTTCCTCCGGTTCAGCACCGTGATCCACCCGGGCGGCTCGCCCGAGCAGCTCCGCGACCCGCGCGGGTTCGCCGTGAAGTTCTACACCGAGGAGGGCAACTGGGACCTGGTGGGCAACAACCTGCCCGTGTTCTTCATCCGCGACGCGATGAAGTTCCCGGACATGGTCCACAGCCTCAAACCCAGCCCGGTCACCAACCAGCAGGACCCCAACCGGTTCTTCGACTTCTTCAGCCACCAGCCCGAATCGACACACATGCTCACGTTCGTGTACAGCGACCAGGGCACCCCGACGAACCTGCGGCAGATGGACGGGTTCGGGGTCCACTCGTTCAAACTGGTGAGCGCGCGGGGCGAGGTGACCTACGTGAAGTTCAACTGGCGCTCGAAGCAGGGCCACAAGCCCGCGACCTCAGACGAAGCGGCGGCGGCCAGCGCCAAGAACCACAGCGGGCACACCGAGGACCTGTACGAGAACATCCGGGCCGGGAACTTCCCGTCGTGGGATCTGGGCGTTCAGATGCTCGACCCGAAGGACTTGGGTAAGTTCGACTTCGACCCGCTCGACGCGACGAAGGTGTGGACCGGGGTGCCGGAGGTGACGTTCGGCACGCTGACACTAAATAAGGTGCCGGACAACTTCTTCGAGTTCACCGAGCAGGCCGCGTTCGCGCCCGGCATGGTGGTGCCGGGGGTCGAGGCGAGCGAGGACCGCTTACTCCAGGGCCGGCTGTTCAGCTACCCGGACACCCAGCGGTACCGCGTCGGCACCAACTACCTGATGCTCCCGGTGAACCGCCCGGTCGCGCCCGTGGCGAGCAACAACCAGGCCGGGGCCATGAACTTCGGGCACACCGCGAGTGATGTGAATTACGAGCCCAGTGTGGTCGGCGGGCGCCGGGACACTGCGGCGGCCGAGTACAGCAAGCTCCCGCTCAGCGGGTCCGTTCAGCAACAGCCGATCGCCAAGGAGCTGAACTTCCGGCAAGCGGGCGAACTGTACCGGTCGTTCACCGACACCGAAAAGACGAACCTGATTAAGAATCTCGCGGGCGACTTGGGCAAAGTGAAGAACGCGGACGTGAAGAAGAAGATGGTGGCCCACTTCTACGCGGCCGACGCCGACTACGGCACCCGGCTGGCAAAGGCGGTCGGGGTCGAAGTCTCCGACGTCGAAGTGATCGCGAAGACGCTGGCCGCGAAGTAG
- the pfp gene encoding diphosphate--fructose-6-phosphate 1-phosphotransferase, whose amino-acid sequence MADSTRGKLGIVVGGGPAPGINGVISSVTIEAINRGLEVVGIRDGFKNLAAGDVSQVRPLTIPDVAPYYQRGGALLGTSRTNPAKNPDHMAAVLDGLNKLGIKYLVTIGGDDTAYSGSQVYAHAKGAIKVAHVPKTIDNDLPLPPGIPTFGFETARHYGVQVARNLHEDAKTTTRWYILVSMGRAAGHLALGIGKASAATVTLIAEELKGKDVSLELICDVVIGSMIKRKAQGKSYGVAVLAEGLLEEIGEDRLRQMMEKNPGKFGNIELDAFGHLRLGEIEFGRMIRTTIASRLKDLGLKFDMVDKDLGYELRCADPIPFDAEYTRNLGYGAVKFLLSPAAEKNGVVITFVGGNMVPCPFQEMIDPATKKMRARLVDISGENYEVARRYMIRLEQSDFDDASRIERLAAVVKLTPAEFRERFGYLVK is encoded by the coding sequence ATGGCGGATTCCACTCGCGGCAAGCTCGGTATCGTGGTCGGCGGCGGCCCGGCGCCCGGCATCAACGGCGTAATCAGTTCGGTCACGATCGAGGCCATCAACCGCGGGCTCGAGGTCGTCGGCATCCGCGACGGGTTCAAGAACCTGGCGGCCGGCGATGTATCCCAGGTGCGCCCGCTCACGATCCCGGACGTGGCGCCCTACTACCAGCGCGGCGGCGCGCTGCTCGGCACGAGCCGCACCAACCCGGCGAAGAACCCGGACCACATGGCCGCCGTGCTCGACGGGCTGAACAAGCTCGGCATCAAGTACCTGGTCACCATCGGCGGCGACGACACCGCGTACAGCGGGTCGCAGGTGTACGCCCACGCGAAGGGCGCGATCAAGGTCGCGCACGTGCCCAAGACGATCGACAACGATTTGCCGCTGCCCCCGGGCATCCCCACGTTCGGGTTCGAGACCGCCCGGCACTATGGTGTGCAGGTCGCGCGGAACCTGCACGAGGACGCCAAGACCACCACGCGCTGGTACATCCTGGTGAGCATGGGCCGCGCCGCGGGGCACCTGGCGCTCGGCATCGGTAAGGCGTCGGCCGCCACCGTCACGCTGATCGCGGAAGAACTGAAGGGCAAGGACGTTTCGCTCGAACTCATCTGCGACGTGGTCATCGGCTCGATGATTAAGCGTAAGGCGCAGGGCAAGAGCTACGGCGTCGCGGTGCTGGCCGAGGGGCTCCTGGAGGAGATCGGCGAGGACCGCCTGCGGCAGATGATGGAGAAGAACCCGGGCAAGTTCGGGAACATCGAGCTCGATGCGTTCGGGCACCTGCGGTTGGGCGAGATCGAGTTCGGGCGGATGATCCGCACCACGATCGCGAGCCGGCTCAAGGACCTGGGCCTGAAGTTCGACATGGTGGACAAGGACCTGGGCTACGAACTGCGGTGCGCCGACCCGATCCCGTTCGACGCCGAGTACACCCGCAACCTCGGGTACGGGGCGGTGAAGTTCCTGCTGTCGCCGGCCGCGGAGAAGAACGGCGTGGTCATCACGTTCGTGGGCGGGAACATGGTCCCGTGCCCGTTCCAGGAGATGATCGACCCGGCCACGAAGAAGATGCGGGCGCGGCTCGTGGACATCAGCGGCGAGAACTACGAGGTCGCCCGGCGCTACATGATCCGCCTGGAACAGAGCGACTTCGACGACGCGAGCCGCATCGAGCGCCTCGCGGCCGTGGTGAAACTGACTCCGGCCGAATTCCGCGAACGCTTCGGCTACTTGGTGAAGTGA
- a CDS encoding DUF4288 domain-containing protein: MSWFAAHAIMYYQLTDGPQDGFQVYENIFLVRADTPDEGFAKAREFAKRDEGDSSGSLRVGGRPATLVFGGIRKLITVLQESPDRPPDDGDEITYSEFVVNDRDALQRLIADKNVDIEYIGRHPLPPL, from the coding sequence ATGTCGTGGTTCGCGGCACACGCCATCATGTACTACCAACTCACCGACGGCCCGCAGGACGGGTTCCAGGTGTACGAGAACATTTTCCTGGTGCGGGCCGATACACCGGACGAAGGATTCGCAAAAGCGCGCGAGTTCGCGAAACGCGACGAGGGTGACAGTTCCGGCTCGTTGCGCGTCGGCGGGCGCCCAGCCACACTCGTGTTCGGCGGCATCCGCAAACTCATCACCGTTCTGCAAGAGTCCCCGGACCGGCCCCCCGACGACGGCGATGAGATCACCTATTCCGAGTTTGTGGTAAACGACCGCGACGCGCTCCAGCGGCTGATCGCCGACAAAAATGTCGATATCGAATACATTGGCCGGCACCCGTTACCGCCATTGTAA
- a CDS encoding Hsp20/alpha crystallin family protein — MTRNRRNPLGVFLHEMTAAGDEFAALCTRLAGQDAPAATFPINVWQDENAVFVEGDLPGVDRATLEVTVTGGDQLAIRAERAAPTEVEGTTWLRRERAAGKFARVLGLSTLVDAEKVEASYVNGVLKVTLPKVAAVKARTVPIKAE; from the coding sequence ATGACCCGCAACCGCCGCAACCCGCTGGGAGTTTTCCTGCACGAGATGACCGCCGCGGGCGACGAGTTCGCCGCGCTCTGCACCCGGCTCGCCGGGCAAGACGCGCCCGCCGCGACCTTCCCGATCAACGTGTGGCAGGACGAAAACGCCGTGTTCGTTGAAGGCGACCTGCCCGGCGTCGACCGTGCGACACTGGAAGTCACCGTGACTGGTGGCGACCAACTCGCGATCCGCGCTGAACGCGCGGCCCCGACCGAAGTCGAAGGCACGACGTGGCTCCGACGCGAACGGGCCGCCGGTAAGTTTGCCCGCGTCCTCGGCCTGTCGACTCTGGTCGATGCCGAGAAGGTTGAAGCGAGCTACGTCAACGGCGTCCTGAAAGTCACGCTGCCGAAGGTCGCCGCCGTCAAAGCCCGGACCGTGCCAATCAAAGCCGAGTAA
- a CDS encoding glycoside hydrolase family 16 protein, with amino-acid sequence MRVPRVLGPMSCALLAAVVAPTLLPKAAEPAPAPEGWKLAWSDEFDGKEIDKSKWDFDLGNGFYNYDANMWISGWGNNELQYYTREPENAFVTDGALHIRAIKESYNGCGYTSARMKSRKRDGSELFSKKYGRFEFRAKLPTGQGVWPALWMLPQSDKYGTWASSGEIDVMEARGQEPTKVLGTLHYGSRWPNNAHTSKTYEFPEKGTIADFHVYALEWEPGQISWSVDGKVYATQTSWWSSSKLDGDKGVKPRQESDLNAWPAPFDQPFYLVMNIAVGGKFLGNPDKNTKFPAEMVVDYVRVYDKVGGYGATKPRGSGALPFGK; translated from the coding sequence ATGCGTGTCCCTCGCGTCCTGGGGCCGATGTCGTGTGCGCTGCTCGCCGCGGTGGTCGCGCCCACACTGCTCCCGAAAGCCGCCGAACCCGCTCCCGCGCCGGAGGGGTGGAAACTCGCCTGGAGCGACGAGTTCGACGGGAAGGAAATCGACAAGTCCAAGTGGGACTTCGACCTCGGCAACGGGTTCTACAACTACGACGCGAACATGTGGATCAGCGGGTGGGGCAACAACGAGTTGCAGTATTACACGCGCGAGCCCGAGAACGCTTTCGTGACAGATGGGGCGCTGCACATCCGGGCCATCAAGGAGTCGTACAACGGCTGCGGGTACACCTCCGCCCGGATGAAGTCCCGCAAGCGCGACGGGAGCGAACTGTTCAGCAAGAAGTACGGCCGGTTCGAGTTCCGCGCCAAGCTGCCGACGGGTCAGGGCGTGTGGCCGGCACTGTGGATGCTCCCGCAATCCGACAAGTACGGCACTTGGGCCTCCTCGGGCGAGATCGACGTGATGGAGGCACGCGGCCAGGAGCCGACAAAGGTGCTCGGCACGCTCCACTACGGCTCGCGCTGGCCGAACAACGCCCACACCAGCAAGACCTACGAGTTCCCGGAGAAGGGAACGATCGCGGACTTCCACGTGTACGCGCTCGAGTGGGAGCCGGGGCAGATCAGTTGGTCCGTGGACGGCAAAGTGTACGCGACCCAAACCTCCTGGTGGAGCAGTAGTAAGTTGGACGGCGATAAGGGAGTGAAGCCGCGCCAGGAGTCGGACCTCAATGCGTGGCCGGCGCCGTTCGACCAGCCGTTCTACCTCGTGATGAACATCGCGGTCGGCGGCAAGTTCCTGGGCAACCCGGACAAGAACACGAAATTCCCGGCCGAGATGGTGGTCGATTACGTTCGGGTCTACGACAAGGTGGGCGGGTACGGTGCCACCAAGCCGCGCGGCTCGGGCGCGTTACCGTTCGGGAAGTGA
- the rplC gene encoding 50S ribosomal protein L3, with the protein MSLGLIGHKIGMTQIFTAEGKAEPVTVLQLGPCPVLQIKYPTAQSEKTGTVRKDGYAAVQIGFKDKKRKNATRPEQGHVAAGLKSKRKDARQKAGVVLPPKADCEPQRVIREFRLDVGGAFVDTASVKAGPAEASFKVERIKVSGEGATKKFEAYSEDMTVKVGDKLTIDQVFKDVLAVDVIGTTKGRGYSGVMKRHNFDGMPAAHGSKKNHRQPGSTSSLASNRGSGRPKKGRKLAGQYGNERVTIRNLTVVKVDLENNLLLVRGGIPGFPGAVVMVRPTNKVGPGSPKAKTKQREAPAVAAKKK; encoded by the coding sequence ATGTCTCTCGGACTGATCGGCCACAAAATCGGGATGACCCAGATTTTCACGGCCGAGGGCAAGGCCGAACCCGTCACGGTTCTGCAACTCGGGCCGTGCCCCGTGCTCCAGATCAAGTACCCCACCGCACAGAGCGAGAAGACCGGCACCGTCCGCAAGGACGGGTACGCGGCGGTGCAGATCGGGTTCAAGGACAAGAAGCGCAAGAACGCGACCCGCCCGGAACAGGGCCACGTCGCGGCGGGGCTGAAGTCGAAGCGGAAGGACGCGCGCCAGAAGGCCGGCGTGGTGCTCCCCCCGAAGGCGGACTGCGAACCGCAGCGCGTGATCCGCGAGTTCCGCCTCGACGTGGGCGGGGCGTTCGTGGACACCGCCTCGGTGAAGGCCGGCCCCGCGGAAGCGAGCTTCAAGGTCGAGCGCATCAAGGTGTCCGGCGAGGGCGCGACCAAGAAGTTCGAGGCGTACAGCGAGGACATGACGGTGAAGGTCGGCGACAAGCTGACCATCGACCAGGTGTTCAAGGACGTGCTCGCGGTGGACGTGATCGGCACCACGAAGGGGCGCGGGTACTCGGGCGTTATGAAGCGCCACAACTTCGACGGTATGCCGGCCGCGCACGGCTCGAAGAAGAACCACCGGCAGCCCGGTTCGACGTCGTCGCTCGCCAGCAACCGTGGTAGCGGCCGCCCGAAGAAGGGCCGCAAGTTGGCCGGTCAGTACGGCAACGAGCGGGTCACGATCCGCAACCTCACCGTGGTGAAGGTGGACCTCGAAAACAACCTGCTGCTGGTCCGCGGCGGCATCCCGGGGTTCCCCGGCGCGGTGGTGATGGTGCGCCCGACGAACAAGGTCGGCCCCGGCTCGCCGAAGGCCAAGACCAAGCAGCGCGAGGCCCCCGCGGTCGCGGCCAAGAAGAAGTAA
- a CDS encoding ankyrin repeat domain-containing protein, which yields MFASLILSTALAAPPGAPAPPPAAPVVLDDATRAKLKEVAFRAAREGDAKTLKEYFAAGFAADEANSRSDTLLILATYYGHADAVEVILKQPKVGLGHRNKMGFTALDGAAFKGTVPLAKLLVAAGADVNGASDAGKTPLMLAALTGRTEMVEYLLGAGAKPGAADTAGNTPLSLARTQGAKEVVKLLEGAGKKN from the coding sequence ATGTTCGCGTCACTGATTCTGTCGACCGCGCTCGCCGCTCCGCCCGGCGCACCCGCACCTCCGCCCGCTGCGCCGGTCGTGCTCGACGACGCGACCCGTGCCAAACTCAAGGAGGTCGCGTTCCGGGCCGCGCGCGAGGGGGACGCCAAAACGCTCAAGGAGTATTTTGCCGCCGGGTTCGCCGCAGACGAGGCCAATAGCCGCAGCGACACGTTACTGATCCTCGCGACCTACTACGGGCACGCGGACGCGGTCGAGGTCATCTTGAAGCAGCCGAAAGTGGGATTGGGGCACCGCAACAAGATGGGTTTCACTGCACTGGACGGGGCCGCATTCAAGGGGACCGTGCCGCTCGCGAAGTTACTGGTCGCGGCCGGAGCGGACGTGAACGGCGCGAGTGACGCGGGCAAGACGCCATTGATGCTCGCTGCGCTCACGGGTCGGACGGAGATGGTCGAGTACCTGTTGGGCGCCGGGGCCAAACCCGGTGCGGCGGACACGGCCGGTAACACGCCGCTCTCGTTGGCCCGCACGCAGGGTGCGAAGGAGGTCGTTAAGCTGCTCGAAGGCGCGGGGAAGAAGAATTAG
- a CDS encoding organic hydroperoxide resistance protein, translating to MTTLDKVLYTAKTHTTGGRDGASRTSDGRLDVKLSSPGTSGTGTNPEQLFAAGWSACFIGAMGVAAAQKKIALPPDRAVDAEVDLGTNEGGYLLRARLNVSLPGLDREVAREIVDTAHQICPYSKATRGNIDVTINLV from the coding sequence ATGACCACGCTCGACAAGGTACTCTACACCGCCAAAACCCACACCACCGGCGGGCGCGATGGGGCGTCCCGCACCTCGGACGGCCGGCTCGACGTCAAGCTCTCGTCCCCGGGGACTTCCGGGACCGGGACCAACCCCGAGCAGCTCTTCGCCGCCGGCTGGTCGGCCTGCTTCATCGGGGCGATGGGGGTAGCGGCCGCCCAGAAGAAGATCGCGCTCCCGCCCGACCGGGCCGTCGACGCCGAGGTGGACCTGGGCACGAACGAGGGCGGCTACCTGCTCCGTGCCCGACTGAACGTCAGCCTGCCGGGGCTCGACCGTGAAGTGGCGCGGGAAATCGTGGACACCGCCCACCAGATCTGCCCGTATTCCAAGGCCACGCGCGGCAACATTGATGTCACGATCAACCTCGTCTAA